One segment of Bradyrhizobium sp. WD16 DNA contains the following:
- a CDS encoding nuclear transport factor 2 family protein, producing the protein MSPSSSTLAPAARATLDRWYGFVKSGDAADLSPLLAKDIVFRSPFVHNPLPGHAAALLTLTTVSKIFEDFQYHREFVAGPRDAALEFSGHIGDWQLKGIDLVRFNDAGEMVEFEVMIRPFKALQALGDAMTARIGPQLAAFKAGAKA; encoded by the coding sequence GTGAGCCCTTCCTCATCGACCCTGGCCCCCGCCGCGCGCGCCACCCTCGACCGCTGGTACGGCTTCGTCAAAAGCGGCGATGCGGCCGACTTGTCGCCGCTGCTCGCCAAAGACATCGTGTTCCGCTCGCCGTTCGTCCACAACCCGCTGCCGGGCCACGCCGCAGCCCTCCTGACCCTCACCACCGTGTCGAAAATATTCGAGGATTTTCAATACCATCGCGAGTTCGTCGCCGGCCCTCGCGACGCCGCGCTGGAGTTCTCCGGCCACATCGGCGACTGGCAGCTCAAGGGCATCGACCTCGTCCGCTTCAACGACGCCGGCGAGATGGTCGAGTTCGAGGTGATGATTCGCCCGTTCAAGGCGCTGCAGGCGCTCGGCGACGCCATGACCGCGCGGATCGGGCCGCAGCTCGCCGCCTTCAAGGCCGGCGCCAAGGCCTGA
- a CDS encoding recombinase family protein, with protein sequence MSPHRFVSAPLSSNASAQQEAVRNYLNGGQWSLAVAFTEVESGKRDENHPQLARALQTCRVYGAKLLIAKLDRLSRDAHFLLGLEKAGADFVAADMPHANRLTVGITAMVADEERRAISDRTKAALAAAKRRGVELGGDRGARLSRAARKAGRDAQMARANNRAADLAHIIRDLQASGVTSLSGIARTLTERRVPTARGSSEWTAVQVARTVARL encoded by the coding sequence ATAAGTCCTCACCGGTTCGTATCCGCACCTCTATCGAGCAACGCTTCGGCCCAACAGGAAGCCGTGCGCAACTATCTCAACGGTGGCCAATGGTCGCTCGCGGTAGCGTTCACCGAGGTGGAGAGCGGCAAGAGAGATGAAAACCACCCTCAGCTCGCCAGGGCCCTACAGACGTGCCGCGTCTATGGTGCCAAGCTCCTCATCGCCAAGCTCGACCGGTTGTCTCGCGACGCGCATTTCCTACTCGGGCTGGAGAAGGCTGGCGCAGACTTCGTTGCCGCTGACATGCCGCATGCAAACCGACTCACCGTAGGCATAACGGCAATGGTGGCAGACGAGGAGCGCCGTGCGATCTCAGACCGTACTAAGGCCGCCCTCGCAGCGGCCAAGAGGCGCGGCGTCGAGCTGGGCGGCGATAGGGGTGCCCGGCTCTCGCGTGCCGCACGGAAGGCTGGCCGGGATGCGCAAATGGCTCGTGCTAACAACCGAGCCGCTGACCTCGCGCACATAATTCGGGACTTACAAGCCAGCGGCGTAACCTCGCTCAGCGGCATCGCGAGAACACTCACCGAACGGCGTGTCCCCACGGCTCGCGGCTCAAGTGAGTGGACTGCGGTGCAGGTGGCGCGGACTGTGGCGCGGCTGTAG
- a CDS encoding ATP-binding protein, which translates to MVVLTLKAKNDHLQRVASTRDNIKAIAEYVWNALDADATEINVELSRTPLGGIVGIVVRDNGSGISQSRAEHDFESLGESWKLHTPRTPKRGRAIHGKEGQGRLRFYSLAQRAQWTSIYEAKEGHFQIKIEIDANHLQNSSVSEPISVSADEPTGTVVELSPLKNTFDWLGGDDARSEFDSTFAPYILQYPDVKIVYDQHPVDPTKTIEHSYQFPSQPIICSGRTVRDLTLRVIEWKSHVAERKIYFGGEAGVVLGSLPASVTAPDFNFSAYAYTPFFNEIAKANLLEFDGGLTDPAFARVLEYIRDTLGDYFRARKAEKSGELIQELKDAGVYPYEGDPRDEIERHERQVFDIATHAAVSYSKDFKKADNPLKKIALGLLKEALKNNPESVTRILKAVFNLPKVRQDEFSQLLERTELGNIISASSLVANRIVALEVLREIVFEPKHRNTIKERGELDALVRDNTWIFGEGFHLTMAEAGLTKIMDRVSDELALKRKRGAKVRKPDGRIGRIDSFLGRVVPRENANQHEYLLIELKRPSLEIGRKEVDQLEDYVNAILAQPDFVNTSTQWHFFLVTTKYDDVVGQRITQENRPAGLFIDKPNHRVWIKSWAELIRECDARLKFVQEKLRIEVSTEEIQERIARLKASVLKSPDQSQFDQQRTGEPSFEFDNTAPVSGNGQQPQPNS; encoded by the coding sequence ATGGTCGTCTTAACTCTCAAGGCCAAGAACGATCATCTACAAAGGGTCGCGAGCACCCGCGACAACATCAAGGCCATTGCAGAATATGTTTGGAACGCGCTGGACGCCGACGCCACCGAGATAAATGTCGAACTCAGCCGCACACCGCTAGGCGGGATTGTCGGTATTGTAGTTCGTGACAACGGATCGGGCATCTCACAGAGCCGCGCCGAACACGACTTCGAGAGCCTTGGCGAATCCTGGAAACTCCATACTCCAAGAACACCCAAACGCGGACGGGCGATACACGGGAAAGAAGGTCAAGGAAGACTGCGCTTCTATTCGCTCGCGCAAAGGGCTCAATGGACGTCAATTTATGAAGCCAAAGAGGGCCATTTCCAGATCAAAATCGAGATAGATGCTAATCATCTACAAAACAGCTCCGTGTCGGAGCCGATCTCCGTTTCGGCCGACGAACCGACAGGCACGGTCGTTGAGCTGTCACCGCTGAAAAACACCTTCGATTGGCTTGGCGGCGATGACGCTCGATCGGAATTTGATTCAACGTTCGCGCCCTACATTCTGCAATACCCCGATGTTAAGATCGTCTACGATCAACATCCAGTTGATCCGACGAAGACCATCGAGCATTCATATCAATTTCCATCCCAGCCGATTATCTGCTCTGGCCGCACAGTTAGGGATCTTACGCTGCGCGTCATCGAGTGGAAGTCGCATGTTGCTGAACGTAAGATCTACTTCGGCGGTGAAGCAGGGGTCGTCCTTGGCTCGTTGCCCGCAAGCGTCACAGCGCCGGACTTCAACTTTTCGGCTTATGCTTATACGCCCTTCTTCAACGAAATCGCGAAGGCTAATCTTCTCGAATTCGACGGCGGGCTCACAGACCCCGCCTTCGCGAGGGTGCTGGAGTACATTCGAGATACTTTGGGCGACTACTTTCGCGCCCGGAAGGCCGAAAAGTCTGGTGAGCTTATCCAAGAACTGAAAGATGCCGGCGTCTATCCTTACGAAGGAGACCCTCGCGATGAAATTGAGCGACATGAACGGCAAGTCTTCGATATCGCTACGCACGCCGCTGTTTCATATTCAAAAGACTTCAAGAAGGCCGACAATCCTCTAAAGAAAATCGCACTCGGCTTATTGAAAGAAGCACTGAAAAATAATCCGGAGTCGGTGACACGAATCCTCAAAGCGGTCTTTAATCTTCCCAAAGTCCGGCAGGACGAGTTCTCTCAGCTGCTAGAGAGAACAGAGCTGGGCAACATCATTTCGGCATCCAGCTTGGTTGCGAACCGGATAGTCGCGCTGGAGGTTCTTCGCGAGATCGTTTTCGAACCAAAGCATCGAAATACGATCAAGGAGCGAGGCGAACTCGATGCGCTCGTTCGAGACAACACGTGGATATTCGGCGAAGGGTTTCACCTAACAATGGCAGAAGCGGGCCTGACCAAAATTATGGACCGTGTGTCGGACGAGCTTGCGTTAAAGCGAAAGCGAGGCGCCAAAGTTCGTAAGCCGGACGGACGAATTGGCCGGATCGATTCATTCTTGGGACGAGTAGTTCCCAGAGAGAACGCCAACCAACATGAGTATCTTCTCATCGAACTGAAGCGCCCGTCTTTGGAAATAGGCCGAAAAGAGGTCGATCAACTTGAGGACTATGTGAACGCAATTCTAGCTCAACCGGATTTCGTCAACACCTCCACTCAGTGGCACTTTTTCCTCGTGACGACGAAGTACGACGACGTGGTCGGGCAGCGCATCACTCAAGAAAACCGTCCGGCGGGACTTTTTATCGACAAACCTAATCACCGAGTATGGATCAAGTCTTGGGCCGAGCTGATTCGCGAGTGCGACGCGCGGCTTAAATTTGTGCAAGAGAAGCTTCGCATTGAGGTTTCGACCGAAGAGATTCAGGAAAGGATTGCTCGGCTCAAGGCCTCGGTCTTGAAATCACCCGATCAATCGCAATTTGATCAGCAGCGAACGGGCGAGCCTTCGTTCGAATTCGACAATACGGCCCCGGTTAGCGGCAATGGTCAGCAACCTCAGCCCAATTCATAG
- a CDS encoding YaaA family protein, producing MALTSSDSIRPDAASFFALISCSKSKGGHKDIARDMYVSPLYRKSVQLAELWGVPFYILSAKYGLLRPDELIEPYEQTLKSATKKERQEWAQRVDKQLRELPRKEFIVLAGDDYFAPLVEAGSRDPLNYFAPMRSLSLGTRLAYLNEALKIERRSAAVRAAYELFEKMSASQMPPRLSDLLTSDLPTHGVYFFFDESETTRFSTIIPRLVRIGTHGISAGSTATLRNRLRTHFGTRAGQGNHRASVFRLHVGRALIERDNLQGQFPDWGKGQSAPREITDREAALEAKVSQYIGNLRVLAIPVIDTAGKSSMRATVERQFIAMFTEHLCALESGSPNWLGKFSDKPSIKETGLWNVRDVGEQYDLKFMTLLEAYLNKSSHR from the coding sequence TTGGCACTCACCAGCTCTGATTCGATACGGCCCGATGCGGCGAGCTTCTTTGCTCTCATCTCTTGCAGCAAGAGCAAGGGCGGTCACAAAGACATTGCGCGGGACATGTACGTATCCCCCCTGTATCGCAAGTCGGTTCAACTTGCCGAGCTTTGGGGCGTGCCATTCTACATTTTGTCGGCGAAGTACGGCCTGCTGCGTCCCGACGAGCTGATAGAGCCTTACGAGCAGACCCTTAAGTCAGCAACCAAGAAGGAAAGGCAGGAGTGGGCTCAGCGAGTAGACAAGCAACTACGCGAGCTTCCGCGCAAGGAGTTTATCGTACTCGCTGGTGACGACTATTTTGCTCCGCTCGTTGAGGCAGGCAGCCGCGATCCATTGAACTATTTCGCGCCGATGCGCTCTTTATCGCTAGGAACACGCCTCGCCTATCTTAATGAGGCACTCAAGATTGAACGGAGGAGCGCTGCGGTCAGAGCAGCGTATGAACTTTTTGAAAAGATGTCAGCATCGCAGATGCCGCCCCGCCTCAGCGACTTACTAACGAGCGACCTTCCGACGCACGGAGTGTACTTCTTCTTCGACGAGTCGGAGACGACTAGATTTTCAACGATCATTCCACGACTTGTTCGCATCGGCACACATGGAATTTCTGCGGGATCGACAGCCACTCTCAGAAACCGACTACGAACTCATTTCGGAACGAGGGCGGGACAGGGCAATCATCGAGCCTCAGTGTTCCGCCTTCACGTTGGCCGCGCCCTCATTGAGCGTGATAACCTCCAAGGTCAATTTCCGGATTGGGGCAAAGGACAATCCGCTCCCCGAGAGATCACCGATCGCGAAGCCGCTCTAGAGGCCAAAGTCTCTCAATACATCGGAAATCTTCGTGTCCTCGCTATTCCGGTTATCGACACGGCCGGCAAGAGCAGCATGCGAGCAACGGTAGAGCGGCAATTCATCGCGATGTTCACCGAACACCTTTGCGCACTTGAATCCGGTAGCCCGAATTGGCTCGGGAAGTTCTCTGACAAGCCGAGCATCAAAGAAACGGGTCTTTGGAATGTTCGGGACGTTGGCGAACAATACGACTTGAAGTTCATGACGTTGCTTGAAGCATATTTGAACAAGAGCAGTCACCGCTAG
- a CDS encoding SIR2 family protein produces MPTGSPLTDAIKQQPKLPLWLTHLWQRASEHRRLGLILGAGVSFDAKVPLWGKLVSRLAEAAGISAEILAQHQKERFPETFLAEILYRHHHADHPKSADNPSDRYHEYRVNSAWKQKIRECLYRDVGDKTFEEIAKKHPYLKGLANLVCKSGFTVTLNFDDIVDQAVTAHVEEILTAAPETDIANPEIIYHPKVETRKHAPVIYHINGSLPRDQPRRSSAHVVLTEDAFADVMLSPNSHNAEYVINQFAVRTFVLLGLSLNDNSLKNILRSSAKRNPANHHFIILHELDDNPRSAAVRSDIFEVNLHVYNLITIFLTTAQHAQFIDVLNASSAAQFDEMLLALGAQSTIHRKYYIVGSVASGKSSTVDALRCFTTFEEFSGRVPKEMYRDDTGLTQDEQKIVDNYLFPRLIEKNRNMMRPNSGVRVMDRAFLDLFAFSKNGDKIEIKRKALELKTRIEQYKKPFEDGHLFFLSASSDALEERLLQRSSSKEADGKFGFELETLKKQDKVLRQIYRIKDDQVLDTSHLTTGEVAKAIARKILLDDYEEFPFAERLGEIIDGDGAL; encoded by the coding sequence ATGCCTACCGGTTCTCCACTCACAGACGCCATAAAACAACAACCTAAGCTACCACTGTGGCTCACACATCTTTGGCAGCGAGCATCCGAACACCGGCGCCTAGGTCTCATCTTGGGCGCAGGGGTATCGTTCGACGCAAAAGTCCCCTTGTGGGGTAAGCTAGTCAGCCGCTTAGCGGAGGCGGCAGGAATCTCTGCCGAGATTTTGGCTCAGCACCAAAAGGAACGCTTTCCAGAAACGTTCCTTGCCGAGATTCTCTACCGGCATCACCATGCAGATCACCCCAAGTCTGCGGACAATCCTTCCGACCGCTATCACGAGTATCGCGTCAACTCAGCTTGGAAACAGAAGATCCGGGAATGCCTATATCGAGATGTTGGTGACAAGACATTCGAGGAGATTGCCAAGAAGCACCCCTACCTGAAGGGCCTAGCTAACTTGGTCTGCAAATCCGGATTTACCGTCACCCTCAATTTCGACGATATCGTTGACCAAGCGGTGACTGCGCACGTCGAAGAGATTCTGACGGCCGCACCCGAAACCGACATAGCCAATCCTGAAATCATTTATCACCCGAAGGTCGAAACACGGAAGCACGCCCCGGTCATATACCATATCAACGGCAGCCTTCCGCGTGATCAACCGCGACGCAGCAGCGCCCATGTAGTACTCACCGAGGACGCGTTTGCCGACGTAATGTTGTCGCCGAACTCTCACAACGCAGAATACGTAATCAATCAATTCGCGGTGCGCACCTTCGTCTTGCTTGGGCTATCTCTCAATGACAACTCGCTAAAGAATATCCTGAGGTCGAGCGCAAAACGAAATCCGGCCAACCACCATTTCATCATACTTCACGAATTGGACGACAACCCAAGGTCGGCCGCAGTCCGGTCTGACATTTTCGAGGTTAACCTACACGTCTACAACTTGATCACGATATTCTTGACCACGGCCCAGCATGCGCAATTCATCGACGTGCTGAACGCCTCATCAGCTGCGCAGTTTGACGAGATGCTACTCGCACTTGGGGCGCAGAGTACCATTCACAGGAAATACTACATCGTCGGCTCCGTTGCATCCGGAAAGAGTTCGACTGTCGATGCATTGCGCTGCTTTACGACATTCGAAGAATTCAGCGGACGTGTTCCGAAAGAGATGTATCGAGACGATACTGGCCTCACTCAGGATGAGCAGAAGATTGTTGACAACTACCTCTTCCCCCGGCTGATCGAGAAGAACAGGAACATGATGCGCCCTAACTCCGGCGTACGCGTCATGGATCGTGCGTTCCTTGACTTATTCGCCTTCTCTAAGAACGGGGACAAAATCGAAATCAAACGAAAGGCTCTTGAACTAAAGACCCGCATCGAACAATACAAAAAGCCGTTCGAAGATGGACACTTGTTCTTTCTCAGCGCATCTTCCGACGCTCTCGAAGAGCGCTTGTTACAGCGCAGCTCCTCAAAAGAGGCCGATGGTAAATTCGGCTTTGAGTTGGAGACGCTAAAGAAGCAGGACAAAGTTCTCAGGCAAATCTATCGAATTAAAGATGATCAAGTGCTCGATACAAGCCACCTTACGACCGGAGAAGTCGCCAAGGCAATTGCCAGAAAAATCCTGCTGGACGACTATGAAGAGTTTCCGTTTGCGGAACGCCTCGGAGAAATTATTGACGGGGATGGGGCGCTTTGA
- a CDS encoding nucleoside 2-deoxyribosyltransferase: MISNRPNIYLAGPLFSPQERQWNVLLRDSLMGFADVYLPQEDGSLLVDLVASGMSVEEAKSSIFSADIRAIDRCDILMIVMDGRVIDEGACFELGYAYSRGKICLGVKTDVRSLLPVGDNPMIDCALRKIFRDIDSACDWIRRRQWEQH; this comes from the coding sequence TTGATTTCTAACCGACCTAATATTTATCTCGCTGGTCCGCTGTTTTCTCCTCAAGAACGCCAGTGGAATGTCCTGCTGCGCGATAGCTTGATGGGGTTTGCGGACGTTTATCTACCCCAAGAAGATGGCTCCCTACTCGTCGATCTCGTCGCGAGCGGAATGTCTGTGGAAGAAGCTAAAAGCTCGATTTTCTCTGCGGACATTCGCGCCATCGATCGATGTGATATCCTCATGATCGTCATGGACGGGCGGGTGATCGATGAAGGGGCGTGCTTCGAGCTGGGTTACGCTTACAGTCGCGGAAAGATTTGCCTTGGCGTAAAAACAGACGTTCGGTCTCTGCTTCCTGTCGGCGACAACCCAATGATCGATTGCGCACTCCGTAAGATATTTAGGGACATCGATTCTGCGTGTGATTGGATTCGACGTCGACAATGGGAGCAGCATTGA
- the queC gene encoding 7-cyano-7-deazaguanine synthase QueC, protein MSNSAALVLFSGGQDSATVLAWALKNYERVETIGFDYGQKHAVEMKQRAIFRSRLADEFPDMATRLGPDHVVALDLAGQIAGNIASIDVSRSEMLLRKKYIPGRNLIMMSLSASVAFRRGIETLACGVSETEYSGYPDCRRKAMNAIEVALNEATGFSWSIQCPLMELDKAGVWRLSSALGGSALLELIREETHSCYEGVRERRQPWGYGCTQCDACRLREKGWREFTAASV, encoded by the coding sequence TTGAGCAACTCAGCGGCACTGGTCCTTTTCTCGGGCGGCCAGGATTCCGCGACGGTTCTCGCATGGGCTCTCAAGAACTATGAGCGGGTCGAAACGATCGGCTTTGATTATGGCCAAAAGCACGCTGTAGAGATGAAGCAGCGAGCGATTTTTCGATCTCGCTTAGCTGATGAATTCCCCGATATGGCCACTCGGCTCGGGCCAGACCATGTGGTTGCACTTGACCTTGCCGGTCAGATCGCAGGGAACATCGCTTCGATTGACGTCTCCCGAAGTGAGATGCTCCTTCGGAAGAAATATATCCCCGGACGAAACCTCATAATGATGTCTTTGAGCGCAAGTGTAGCGTTTCGGAGGGGCATTGAGACGCTCGCTTGTGGCGTCAGCGAGACCGAATACTCAGGTTATCCCGATTGTCGGCGTAAGGCCATGAACGCCATAGAAGTAGCGCTGAACGAAGCAACAGGCTTTTCATGGTCCATACAATGCCCCTTGATGGAGCTAGACAAGGCCGGGGTCTGGAGGCTGTCGAGTGCCCTTGGCGGCAGCGCCTTATTAGAACTCATCAGGGAAGAAACGCATAGTTGCTACGAAGGCGTGAGAGAGAGGCGGCAACCCTGGGGATACGGATGCACACAGTGCGACGCCTGCCGACTGCGAGAGAAGGGCTGGCGGGAATTCACTGCGGCCTCGGTGTAG
- a CDS encoding SDR family NAD(P)-dependent oxidoreductase: protein MTSSPKKLALVTGAARGIGLATARRFLAEGWQVALLDIERDLLAGAEAEIARPEDTLALHCDVSDAAGVAAAIDEIRRRFGRLDALVNNAGIAVFAPLLETSDEDWNRVLAVNLTGSFLCTKAAVQLMREHGGGAVVNVTSISAVRASTLRSAYGTSKAALAHLTKQLAVELAALGIRVNAVAPGPVDTAMAKAVHSPAIRADYHDAIPLNRYGLEEELAEAIFFLACERSSYITGQILAVDGGFDAAGIGLPTLRGERRNG from the coding sequence ATGACGTCCTCCCCGAAAAAGCTTGCACTCGTCACCGGCGCCGCGCGCGGCATCGGCCTCGCCACCGCGCGGCGCTTCCTGGCGGAAGGCTGGCAGGTCGCCCTGCTCGACATCGAACGCGACCTGCTTGCGGGTGCGGAGGCGGAAATCGCGCGGCCGGAGGACACGCTGGCGCTGCATTGCGACGTGTCCGACGCCGCCGGGGTCGCGGCAGCAATCGACGAGATCAGGAGGCGGTTCGGGCGGCTCGATGCGCTGGTCAACAATGCCGGCATCGCCGTGTTCGCGCCGCTGCTGGAAACCTCCGACGAAGACTGGAATCGCGTGCTGGCGGTCAATCTCACCGGCTCGTTCCTGTGCACCAAGGCGGCCGTCCAATTGATGCGCGAGCACGGTGGCGGCGCGGTCGTCAACGTCACCTCGATCTCGGCGGTGCGGGCCTCGACGCTGCGTTCGGCCTACGGCACCAGCAAGGCCGCCCTCGCCCATCTGACGAAACAGCTCGCGGTCGAACTGGCTGCGCTCGGCATTCGCGTCAACGCCGTCGCGCCGGGGCCGGTCGACACCGCCATGGCCAAGGCGGTGCACTCGCCGGCGATCCGGGCCGATTATCACGACGCCATTCCGCTCAACCGCTACGGCCTCGAGGAGGAGCTGGCGGAGGCGATCTTCTTCCTGGCCTGCGAGCGCTCGAGCTACATCACGGGCCAGATCCTGGCGGTCGACGGCGGCTTCGATGCCGCCGGCATCGGCCTGCCGACCCTGCGCGGCGAGCGGCGCAACGGCTAG
- a CDS encoding thermonuclease family protein, whose translation MRRFILLLLTILIWPAASRAAAPVVKDGNTVRIGDTVFSLDGVDAPEFDQMCVDDHADLWACGVTARDQLAAVVAGRALRCDDKGADPLLRGRRRGLCFVEGETASLNQQLARRGFAVASDPAKSAFKADVAEAKDKRLGLWKGCFVAPIDFRKWRVDAPLAGAACQPETAAAIRRVIFPEQASMPAGCTIKGRYSVRARLTGNVGIYHERSCRSYPTVTRPQRWFCSVEDARAAGFRRAYNCRPRPGKTG comes from the coding sequence ATGAGACGTTTCATATTGCTGTTGCTGACGATCCTGATCTGGCCCGCCGCGAGCCGCGCCGCCGCCCCGGTGGTGAAGGACGGCAACACGGTCAGGATCGGCGACACGGTGTTTTCGCTCGACGGCGTCGATGCGCCGGAGTTCGACCAGATGTGCGTCGATGACCATGCCGATCTCTGGGCCTGCGGTGTCACGGCGCGCGACCAGCTCGCGGCCGTGGTCGCCGGCCGGGCGCTGCGCTGCGACGACAAGGGCGCCGATCCGCTCCTCCGCGGCCGTCGCCGCGGCCTGTGCTTCGTCGAGGGCGAGACGGCGAGCCTCAACCAGCAGCTGGCGCGGCGCGGCTTCGCCGTTGCAAGCGATCCGGCCAAAAGCGCCTTCAAGGCCGACGTCGCCGAGGCAAAAGACAAGCGGCTCGGGCTGTGGAAGGGCTGCTTCGTCGCCCCGATCGATTTCCGCAAATGGCGCGTCGATGCGCCGCTCGCCGGCGCGGCCTGCCAACCGGAAACCGCCGCGGCGATCCGCCGCGTCATCTTCCCGGAGCAGGCCTCGATGCCGGCCGGCTGTACGATCAAGGGCCGCTATTCGGTCCGCGCCCGCCTCACCGGCAATGTCGGCATCTATCACGAGCGCAGCTGCCGCAGCTATCCGACGGTGACCAGGCCGCAGCGCTGGTTCTGCTCGGTGGAGGATGCCCGCGCCGCCGGCTTCCGCCGCGCCTACAACTGCCGGCCACGGCCGGGCAAGACCGGCTGA
- a CDS encoding glucose 1-dehydrogenase — protein sequence MRLKGKTALVTGGASGFGAGIVQAYAREGARVVVLDLNGEGAARVAAEAGNGALAVAGDVTRQADIEAAVGKAVDAGGRLDIVVNNAGWTFRNKPMLEVTEAEFDKVFAINVKSIYLMTNAVVPIMRRQKEGRIINIGSTAGSRPRPGLTWYNATKGAVNLLSKSMAVELAPDGIRVNCVAPVIGETALLESFMGVPDTPENRAKFVGTIPLGRMSKPSDIANACVYLGSDEAEFLTGVVLPVDGGRTV from the coding sequence ATGCGATTGAAGGGAAAGACCGCCCTGGTGACGGGCGGAGCGTCGGGCTTCGGCGCCGGGATCGTGCAGGCCTATGCGCGTGAGGGCGCGCGGGTCGTGGTGCTCGATCTCAACGGCGAGGGCGCGGCGAGGGTCGCGGCGGAAGCCGGCAACGGCGCGCTCGCGGTGGCCGGCGACGTCACGAGGCAGGCGGATATCGAGGCCGCGGTCGGCAAGGCGGTCGACGCCGGCGGCCGCCTCGACATCGTCGTCAACAATGCCGGCTGGACCTTCCGCAACAAGCCGATGCTCGAGGTCACCGAGGCCGAGTTCGACAAGGTCTTCGCCATCAACGTGAAGTCGATCTACCTGATGACCAACGCGGTGGTGCCGATCATGCGCCGGCAGAAAGAGGGGCGCATCATCAACATCGGCTCGACCGCGGGCTCGCGGCCGCGGCCGGGCCTGACCTGGTACAACGCCACCAAGGGCGCGGTGAACCTGCTGTCGAAGTCGATGGCGGTCGAGCTCGCGCCGGACGGCATCCGCGTCAACTGCGTCGCGCCGGTGATCGGCGAGACCGCGCTGCTGGAATCCTTCATGGGGGTGCCGGACACGCCGGAGAACCGCGCCAAATTCGTCGGCACCATTCCGCTCGGCCGGATGTCGAAGCCCTCGGACATCGCCAATGCCTGCGTCTATCTCGGCAGCGACGAGGCCGAATTCCTCACCGGCGTGGTGCTGCCGGTCGACGGCGGCCGGACGGTCTGA